The Kitasatospora albolonga nucleotide sequence GGCGCCACCGCCGGAACTGCGTCGTATGGCGGAACCGGTCGCCCTCCATGTGGTCGTACGCCACCTCGCAGACCCGCTCCGGCCGCAGCGGCACCCACGACTGGTCCTTCTTCCCCGTCCAGCGGTTCTGCGTACCCGGCAGCCGGGAGCTCTCGTGCGCCGCCGCCTCCGCCCACGCCCCCCACGGATGGTCGGCGAAGTCACAGCGCAGCGGGGCGAGTTCCTCGGCCAGCTCGGCGCGCCGCTTCATCGGGAAGGCCGCGCAGACCCCGACGTGCTGGAGTACGCCCCCGGAGTCGTACAGGCCCAGCAGGAGCGAGCCGACGACCGGGCCGCTCTTGTGCTCGCGGTACCCGGCCACCACGACATCGGCGGTCCGCTCGTGCTTGATCTTGTACATCGCCCGGGTGTCGGGCCGGTACGGCAGGTCCAGCGGCTTGGCCACGATCCCGTCGAGCCCCGCCCCCTCGTACCGGTCGAACCACTCCCGGGCCAGCTCGATGTCGGTGGTGGACGGAGCGAGGATCACGGGCGCGGAGGCGCCGGAGAGGGCGGCCGTCAGCACCGCCCGCCGGTCGGTCTGCGGGGTGCTCAGCAGAGAGGTGTCGTCCACCGCGAGGATGTCGAAGGCGACGAAGCTCGCCGGGGCCCGCTCGGCGAGCATCCGCACCCGGGAGTCGGCCGGATGGATGCGCTCGCTGAGCCGGTCGAAGTCGAGCCGCCCCTCGTGGGCGATGACGATCTCCCCGTCGAGCACACAGCGCGGCGGGAGGTTCTCCCGTACGGCGTCGACCAGATCCGGGAAGTAGCGGGTCAGCGACTTGCCCGTACGGCTGCCGAGCTCGACCTCGTCGCCGTCCCGGTAGACGATCGCCCGGAAGCCGTCCCACTTCGCCTCGTAACTCATGCCCGGCGGGATCTTGGCCACCGACTTGGCGAGCATCGGCTTCACGGGCGGCATCACCGGCAGGTCCATGGGCCGATTCTGGACCGGTCCCCCGGCCGTGTCTCCCGATATGCGGCATATGTGCGACCGGCCTACGGTGACCGTCATGGGAGCAGCGGTGGAGCTGGACGCGGGCGGGCGGGCCGTGAGGCTGTCCAACCCGGACAAGGTGTACTTCCCGGAGAAGGGCTACACCAAGAGGGACGTGGCCGAGTACTTCCTTGCCGTGGGCCCCGGCATCACCCGCGCCCTCAACCACCGGCCCACCACC carries:
- a CDS encoding ATP-dependent DNA ligase, yielding MDLPVMPPVKPMLAKSVAKIPPGMSYEAKWDGFRAIVYRDGDEVELGSRTGKSLTRYFPDLVDAVRENLPPRCVLDGEIVIAHEGRLDFDRLSERIHPADSRVRMLAERAPASFVAFDILAVDDTSLLSTPQTDRRAVLTAALSGASAPVILAPSTTDIELAREWFDRYEGAGLDGIVAKPLDLPYRPDTRAMYKIKHERTADVVVAGYREHKSGPVVGSLLLGLYDSGGVLQHVGVCAAFPMKRRAELAEELAPLRCDFADHPWGAWAEAAAHESSRLPGTQNRWTGKKDQSWVPLRPERVCEVAYDHMEGDRFRHTTQFRRWRPDRTPAGCTYAQLEEVVSYDLAEVLAGG